Proteins found in one Egibacteraceae bacterium genomic segment:
- a CDS encoding DUF559 domain-containing protein: MHPLAQIHRDAAACGYVDARAAGLPDGLHPRTLARHLRRIGWKPWMPGFWVPGVADDGEPPYLVRCRIVLAVLGPQALLTGASALWALDILRSQPDDVELLLPEARWLAPRPGVCIHYTADHDSIRSLSAQSLRISWVARAIADHASHAGVSPLCRVIADAERLRHTTLTQVGEEISRRPRFPGRLALRRAHAELSGELNHSSNERLARQLLRPAGVAVPARPGPIVHRERTVAEVDLPFFDVRYGVEIDGPPHLRVAQARRDTARDRMLRRDCGWTIDRFWWFELEEDPARFTREVVARLRTLGSTAVAAPGPPDEVVTGG; encoded by the coding sequence ATGCATCCACTGGCGCAGATCCACCGCGATGCCGCCGCCTGCGGCTACGTCGATGCACGCGCGGCGGGGTTGCCCGACGGCCTGCATCCACGGACATTGGCGCGCCACCTGCGGCGCATCGGCTGGAAGCCGTGGATGCCGGGCTTTTGGGTCCCCGGCGTCGCGGACGACGGCGAGCCGCCCTACCTGGTCCGGTGCCGCATCGTGCTGGCGGTCCTCGGCCCGCAGGCATTGCTCACCGGGGCGAGTGCACTGTGGGCCCTGGACATCCTGCGCAGCCAGCCCGACGACGTCGAGCTGCTGCTGCCCGAGGCCCGCTGGCTGGCCCCGCGCCCCGGCGTGTGCATCCACTACACCGCCGACCACGACTCGATCCGCAGCCTGTCCGCACAGTCCCTGCGGATCTCGTGGGTGGCGCGCGCGATCGCCGACCACGCCAGCCACGCGGGAGTGTCGCCGCTGTGCCGGGTGATCGCCGACGCCGAGCGGCTGCGGCACACCACCCTGACGCAGGTCGGCGAGGAGATCAGCCGCCGGCCCCGCTTTCCTGGCCGGTTGGCCCTGCGTCGCGCCCACGCCGAGCTCAGCGGGGAGCTCAACCACTCCAGCAACGAGCGGCTGGCGCGTCAACTGCTGCGCCCAGCCGGGGTGGCGGTGCCGGCCCGCCCCGGACCGATCGTGCACCGCGAGCGCACCGTCGCCGAGGTCGACCTGCCCTTCTTCGACGTGCGCTACGGCGTGGAGATCGACGGGCCGCCGCACCTGCGCGTGGCACAGGCCAGGAGGGACACCGCCCGCGACCGCATGCTGCGGCGTGACTGCGGCTGGACGATCGACCGCTTCTGGTGGTTCGAGCTGGAGGAGGACCCGGCGCGCTTCACACGCGAGGTCGTCGCCCGCTTGCGCACCCTCGGTTCGACCGCTGTGGCGGCGCCTGGGCCCCCCGATGAGGTGGTTACGGGCGGGTAG